A window of Myxococcales bacterium contains these coding sequences:
- a CDS encoding DUF2723 domain-containing protein, with the protein MSESQTNSTTSRTTSDPPARFPDVRRLVAQHPAEALVAVVAVLAFADYVSRCARVITRDDPAELQVVALAGGIPHGTSYPLYVWLTRAFAHVPVGTLSFRFNLFSSVCAAITLVALAATVAHIDQKERRGWIAGAFAAVVFAPSYSFTQVASFTGMYTLHTAMTFVGVGLFVRWMEQKRPADLERSLVVLAAMLANHVMTVAIYPAIFVALVGTLIADRARFSVHRGPLLRGVLGGIAAVLVLDLFFFYLLWKNHVTFDHWASIVRAPKFFDVRPDQAKSFAYAFYYEITCRQFRFDVVGATWDQRMQQLGFVLPRLASELSPLVVALAFVGLGRLARRAPLRFALVATFVFAHLWLASGYTATVKTHIYLLPVTALTAGLAGYGGLAVADVLRKLFVAHPPRALFAFGTLATFVLLHEANRTYWERELRDHPPREGYGPLALRNLGPRPDEHLEHTTLDEARKSVAVLPPKALVFADWSIIFAMQWVGRYERGGYDLEIHDPYPYGSGKREFPIDHLERIVDPNRTVRVFFQGGSRPPEIPGYRVVTVSNEIVEVVKDAPQATKLPETSGDPGSL; encoded by the coding sequence ATGAGCGAATCTCAAACAAATTCAACCACTTCCCGCACCACGTCGGATCCCCCTGCCCGCTTCCCCGATGTGCGGCGGCTCGTGGCGCAGCACCCGGCGGAGGCGCTCGTGGCGGTCGTGGCGGTGCTCGCTTTTGCCGACTACGTGAGCCGTTGCGCGCGGGTCATCACGCGGGACGATCCGGCGGAGCTCCAGGTCGTGGCGCTCGCGGGCGGCATTCCCCACGGGACGAGCTACCCGCTCTACGTGTGGCTCACGCGCGCGTTCGCGCATGTGCCCGTGGGCACGCTCTCGTTTCGCTTCAACCTCTTCTCGTCCGTGTGCGCGGCTATCACGCTCGTCGCGCTCGCGGCCACCGTCGCGCACATCGATCAGAAAGAGCGGCGTGGGTGGATCGCGGGGGCGTTCGCCGCCGTGGTGTTCGCTCCGAGCTACAGCTTCACGCAGGTGGCTTCGTTCACCGGCATGTACACGCTCCACACCGCGATGACGTTCGTGGGGGTCGGGCTCTTCGTGCGGTGGATGGAGCAGAAACGGCCCGCCGATCTCGAGCGCTCGCTCGTCGTGCTCGCGGCCATGCTCGCGAACCACGTCATGACCGTGGCCATCTACCCGGCCATCTTCGTCGCGCTCGTGGGCACGCTCATCGCCGATCGCGCGAGGTTCTCCGTGCACCGTGGGCCGCTCTTGCGCGGCGTGCTGGGCGGCATCGCGGCCGTGCTCGTTCTCGATCTCTTCTTCTTTTACCTGCTCTGGAAAAACCACGTCACCTTCGACCACTGGGCGAGCATCGTGCGCGCGCCCAAGTTCTTCGACGTTCGCCCCGACCAGGCCAAGAGCTTCGCGTACGCGTTCTATTACGAGATCACGTGCCGCCAATTCCGGTTCGACGTGGTCGGCGCCACGTGGGACCAACGCATGCAGCAGCTCGGGTTCGTGCTGCCGCGCCTCGCTTCGGAGCTCTCGCCGCTCGTGGTCGCGCTCGCGTTCGTGGGCCTCGGTCGGCTCGCACGCCGCGCTCCGCTTCGTTTTGCCCTCGTCGCGACGTTCGTGTTCGCGCACCTCTGGCTCGCGTCGGGGTACACGGCCACCGTCAAGACGCACATCTACCTCTTGCCGGTCACCGCCCTCACCGCGGGCCTCGCAGGCTACGGTGGGCTCGCCGTCGCCGACGTCCTCCGCAAGCTCTTTGTCGCGCACCCTCCGCGCGCCCTCTTCGCGTTCGGCACCCTCGCGACGTTCGTGCTCCTCCACGAGGCGAACCGCACCTATTGGGAACGCGAGCTCCGCGACCACCCGCCGCGCGAAGGCTACGGCCCGCTCGCCCTGAGAAACCTAGGCCCCAGGCCCGACGAGCACCTCGAGCACACGACCCTCGACGAGGCCCGCAAGTCCGTCGCCGTGCTCCCCCCGAAGGCGCTCGTGTTCGCCGACTGGTCGATCATCTTCGCCATGCAGTGGGTCGGCCGCTACGAACGCGGCGGCTACGATCTCGAGATCCACGATCCGTATCCGTACGGCAGCGGCAAACGCGAGTTCCCCATCGACCACCTCGAGCGCATCGTCGATCCGAACCGCACCGTGCGCGTCTTCTTCCAAGGCGGCAGCCGCCCCCCCGAGATCCCCGGCTACCGCGTGGTGACCGTCTCGAACGAGATCGTCGAGGTCGTCAAAGACGCCCCCCAAGCCACCAAGCTCCCCGAAACCTCGGGCGACCCCGGCTCTCTCTAA
- a CDS encoding metallophosphoesterase family protein produces MRYGIFSDTHANIEALSAVLEAYRDERIDTYFCLGDTVGYGGSPNECADLVRNLAKVTILGNHDAAVAGRMDYSYYYEAARHALDVHAAMVSPENMAWLKGLPYQHKVDEGDVLLCHGSPVRLEEFEYIFAPEQARECLPIWEKLGHITLIGHSHLCKVFALTRNSVEELPSADFDLEPDKKYIVSVGSVGQPRDFDNRASFTVFDTEKKRFEFKRIEYDIELAADKVLRARLERNFAHRLFIGV; encoded by the coding sequence ATGCGCTACGGCATCTTCAGCGACACCCACGCGAACATCGAGGCGCTCTCCGCGGTGCTCGAAGCCTACCGGGACGAGCGCATCGACACGTACTTCTGCCTGGGAGATACGGTCGGCTACGGCGGCTCGCCGAACGAGTGCGCCGACCTCGTGCGGAACCTCGCCAAGGTCACCATCCTCGGCAACCATGACGCCGCCGTCGCCGGGCGCATGGACTACTCGTACTACTACGAGGCCGCTCGCCACGCGCTCGACGTGCACGCGGCCATGGTCTCGCCCGAGAACATGGCGTGGCTCAAGGGCCTGCCGTACCAGCACAAGGTCGACGAGGGCGACGTGCTCCTCTGCCACGGCTCGCCCGTGCGCCTCGAAGAGTTCGAGTACATCTTCGCGCCCGAGCAGGCGCGCGAGTGCCTCCCGATCTGGGAAAAGCTCGGTCACATCACGCTCATCGGGCACTCGCACCTCTGCAAGGTGTTCGCGCTCACGCGAAACTCGGTCGAAGAGCTCCCCAGCGCCGACTTCGACCTCGAGCCCGACAAGAAGTACATCGTGTCGGTCGGCAGCGTGGGCCAGCCCCGTGACTTCGACAACCGCGCGAGCTTCACCGTGTTCGACACGGAGAAGAAGCGCTTCGAGTTCAAGCGCATCGAGTACGACATCGAGCTCGCGGCCGACAAGGTCCTCCGCGCCCGCCTCGAGCGCAACTTCGCGCACCGCCTCTTCATCGGCGTCTGA
- a CDS encoding HAD family hydrolase: MPYERLALEAQSALLRRIVNASRRAEDMTRTKVVVFDLDGTLLDNRPRTTVILHELADVWQSTHPEEAARLRTVGADDLDYLVRDTLERLGFAAERVAEAVSFWKSRFFADDHIRYDVPLPGAVEFARACYESGAILAYFTGRDLPAMSVGSWKSLRDLGFPIGVPGTELVLKPVFEMPDAEFKAEFGPRLSRLGEVVAVFDNEPGNCNTLLAQHPGTESVFVDTQHFPGAPPLDPRVHVVADFSMEP; this comes from the coding sequence ATGCCTTACGAACGCCTCGCCCTCGAAGCCCAAAGCGCGCTCCTCCGCCGCATCGTGAACGCCTCGCGCCGCGCCGAGGACATGACCCGCACCAAGGTCGTCGTGTTCGATCTCGACGGCACGCTGCTCGACAACCGCCCGCGCACCACGGTGATCCTCCACGAGCTCGCCGACGTGTGGCAGAGCACGCACCCCGAAGAGGCCGCGCGCCTCCGCACCGTCGGGGCCGACGATCTCGACTACCTCGTGCGCGACACGCTCGAGCGCCTCGGCTTTGCGGCCGAGCGCGTGGCCGAGGCCGTTTCGTTCTGGAAATCACGCTTCTTCGCCGACGATCACATCCGCTACGACGTGCCCTTGCCCGGCGCGGTCGAGTTCGCGCGGGCCTGCTACGAGAGCGGCGCCATCCTCGCGTATTTCACCGGGCGCGACCTCCCGGCGATGAGCGTCGGGAGCTGGAAGAGCCTCCGCGACTTGGGATTTCCTATCGGCGTGCCGGGCACCGAGCTCGTCTTGAAGCCCGTGTTCGAGATGCCGGACGCCGAGTTCAAGGCCGAGTTCGGCCCGCGCCTCTCGCGCTTGGGTGAGGTCGTGGCCGTGTTCGACAACGAGCCGGGCAACTGCAACACGCTGCTCGCGCAGCACCCGGGCACCGAGAGCGTCTTCGTCGACACCCAGCATTTTCCCGGTGCGCCGCCGCTCGATCCGCGTGTGCACGTCGTGGCCGACTTCTCGATGGAGCCATGA
- the dnaJ gene encoding molecular chaperone DnaJ, with protein MSQRDHYEVLGVSRGASPEEIKAAFRKLASQHHPDKNPDDPSAAVRFKEVNQAYQVLSDPQRRSLYDRLGHRAEDPGSPFGAGGPFAGGVVDINDLNIDGFLGDLLGVFGVGKADRGDLKRDLEVTFEEAAFGCEKELSYERVVPCADCDATGSAPGTKPDACSMCQGRGRIRIQQGLIPIAVERTCSRCKGSGRIVVTPCKTCRGAACVATRHTLKVTLPPGVEHGATKLVGGAGNKPRPDRGAGDLEITILVAQHPFFRRVGDDVVCQVPITFVQAALGGEVEVPTLDGKGKLRVPAGTQPGAVLRIKGKGIPYRAGMGRGDQRVEVALEVPTQLTDRQRELLLELAKESGEEAQPQQKTFMDKLRDFFG; from the coding sequence ATGTCGCAGCGGGATCACTACGAGGTGCTCGGTGTTTCGAGGGGGGCCTCGCCCGAGGAGATCAAGGCGGCCTTCCGCAAGCTCGCCTCCCAGCACCACCCCGACAAAAACCCCGACGATCCGTCGGCTGCGGTGCGCTTCAAAGAAGTAAACCAAGCTTACCAAGTGCTGTCCGACCCGCAGCGCCGCTCGCTCTACGACCGGCTCGGGCACAGGGCCGAGGACCCGGGCTCGCCGTTCGGCGCGGGGGGCCCGTTCGCCGGCGGCGTGGTCGACATCAACGACCTCAACATCGACGGCTTCCTCGGCGATTTGCTCGGCGTCTTCGGCGTGGGCAAGGCCGATCGCGGCGACCTGAAGCGGGACCTCGAGGTCACCTTCGAAGAGGCCGCGTTCGGCTGCGAAAAAGAGCTCTCGTACGAGCGTGTCGTGCCCTGCGCCGACTGCGACGCCACGGGCTCGGCCCCGGGCACCAAGCCCGACGCGTGCTCCATGTGCCAGGGTCGCGGGCGCATCCGCATCCAGCAGGGGCTCATCCCCATCGCGGTCGAGCGCACGTGCTCGCGCTGCAAGGGCTCGGGGCGCATCGTCGTCACGCCCTGCAAAACGTGCCGCGGCGCCGCGTGCGTGGCCACGCGCCACACGCTCAAGGTCACGCTCCCGCCCGGCGTCGAGCACGGCGCGACGAAGCTCGTCGGAGGCGCGGGCAACAAACCCAGGCCCGATCGCGGCGCGGGCGATCTCGAGATCACGATCCTCGTCGCGCAGCACCCCTTCTTTCGCCGCGTGGGGGACGACGTGGTCTGCCAAGTGCCCATCACGTTCGTGCAGGCCGCGCTCGGCGGCGAGGTCGAGGTGCCCACGCTCGACGGCAAAGGTAAGCTGCGCGTGCCCGCGGGGACGCAGCCCGGCGCCGTGCTGCGTATCAAGGGCAAGGGCATCCCGTACCGCGCGGGCATGGGCCGCGGTGATCAGCGCGTCGAGGTCGCCCTCGAGGTGCCCACGCAGCTCACCGATCGCCAACGCGAGCTTCTCTTGGAGCTCGCCAAAGAGAGCGGCGAAGAGGCCCAGCCGCAGCAGAAGACGTTCATGGACAAGCTCCGCGACTTCTTCGGCTGA
- a CDS encoding RCC1 repeat-containing protein has translation MTRRLALVVMAFGVALAPFACSSTEPPAPPTDASPDAKDPNDATEPLDASDATSPDASDAGDATVRTVWRDVAATAGHACAIRDDRALFCWGSAIARGGVSAFTWSPRTRVGTDTDWTEVKVGRDFTCARKTTGSLLCWGSNTDGKLGRDTMVGDPRTPALVGTDTDWAKLSLGTDHACAIKTSGALYCWGSNAGGRLGVGSPVPFALAPRRVGTDTDWTDVAAGGSHTCARKTSGQLFCWGFGAIGDGAPPASARNSPVRIGTGTDWVKVSAGRNHTCATTTAGALFCWGDNGEGQVGDGTLDTRLAPTRIGSGTTWAELAAGQDMTCARTTTGELSCWGRNDLGQLGDGTIVARLAPTRVGAATDWTQLSAGRGACARKTDGSIHCWGEGAIADGTLMGSSSPVQVGMATDWARITAGASHTCALKSSGESYCWGFNANGQVGDGTLVTRIAPTRIGSLTIAELSAGADHTCARTTTGTLHCWGAGGFGQLGNGDVVDATSPVRVGTETTWSRISSGFQHTCATRTDGSLYCWGDNGTGQLGLGTTGTTEPSPVRVGTETTWARVASGNTFTCATRTDGSLYCWGDNQSGSVGDGTNDARSAPTRVGTRTDWADVRAGYFHACAITTGGALYCWGQGNTGELGDGTSTSKNVPTRVGTATDWATVTASQRSTCATTTGGALFCWGDNGTGQLGQDAPATLTVPTRVGTATDWDHATAAADHTCARKRTGTIFCWGDNAWSQLGTGLPLYRTTPTEVR, from the coding sequence ATGACACGTCGACTCGCGCTCGTGGTGATGGCCTTCGGCGTCGCGCTCGCTCCGTTCGCCTGCTCGTCGACCGAGCCCCCGGCGCCCCCGACGGACGCCTCGCCCGACGCCAAAGATCCGAACGACGCGACCGAGCCCCTCGACGCGAGCGACGCCACCTCGCCCGACGCGAGCGACGCAGGCGACGCGACCGTACGCACCGTGTGGCGCGACGTGGCCGCGACAGCGGGGCACGCGTGCGCGATCCGCGACGATCGCGCGCTTTTTTGCTGGGGATCGGCGATCGCACGCGGGGGCGTATCGGCCTTCACGTGGAGCCCGCGCACCCGCGTGGGCACCGACACCGACTGGACCGAGGTGAAGGTCGGTCGCGACTTCACGTGCGCCCGAAAGACCACGGGCTCCCTGCTCTGCTGGGGCTCCAACACCGACGGAAAGCTCGGTCGCGACACGATGGTGGGAGATCCACGCACTCCGGCGCTCGTGGGCACCGACACCGACTGGGCCAAGCTCTCTCTCGGCACCGACCACGCGTGCGCCATCAAGACGAGCGGCGCGCTCTACTGTTGGGGCAGCAACGCAGGCGGGAGGCTCGGCGTCGGCAGCCCCGTCCCCTTCGCCCTGGCGCCGAGGCGCGTCGGCACCGACACCGACTGGACCGACGTCGCAGCGGGAGGCTCTCACACGTGCGCGCGAAAGACCTCGGGGCAGCTCTTTTGTTGGGGTTTCGGGGCCATCGGCGATGGCGCCCCTCCCGCGTCGGCGCGCAACTCGCCCGTGCGCATCGGCACCGGGACGGACTGGGTGAAAGTGAGCGCAGGGAGAAACCACACCTGCGCGACGACCACGGCCGGCGCGCTCTTCTGCTGGGGAGACAACGGCGAAGGCCAGGTCGGAGATGGCACTCTCGACACACGCCTCGCCCCGACCCGCATCGGCAGCGGCACGACGTGGGCCGAGCTCGCGGCCGGACAGGACATGACGTGCGCCCGCACGACGACCGGCGAGCTCTCGTGCTGGGGACGCAACGACCTCGGCCAGCTCGGCGACGGCACGATCGTCGCGCGCCTCGCCCCGACGCGTGTCGGCGCGGCCACCGACTGGACCCAGCTCTCGGCGGGCCGCGGCGCGTGTGCCCGAAAGACGGACGGCTCGATTCACTGCTGGGGCGAAGGGGCCATCGCCGACGGCACGCTCATGGGGAGCTCGTCGCCCGTGCAGGTCGGGATGGCCACCGATTGGGCCCGCATCACGGCCGGCGCAAGCCACACGTGTGCGCTGAAATCCTCAGGAGAATCCTACTGTTGGGGGTTCAATGCGAACGGCCAAGTGGGCGACGGCACCCTCGTGACGCGCATCGCGCCGACCCGGATCGGGAGCCTTACGATCGCCGAGCTCTCGGCCGGCGCGGACCACACGTGCGCGCGCACCACGACCGGCACGCTCCACTGTTGGGGAGCAGGCGGCTTCGGGCAGCTCGGGAATGGCGACGTCGTCGACGCGACGAGCCCAGTCCGCGTCGGCACCGAGACCACCTGGAGCCGTATCTCGTCCGGGTTCCAGCACACGTGCGCCACACGTACCGACGGGAGCCTCTACTGCTGGGGCGACAACGGGACCGGTCAGCTCGGCCTCGGGACGACAGGCACCACCGAGCCTTCGCCCGTGCGCGTAGGCACAGAGACCACGTGGGCGCGCGTCGCGAGCGGAAATACCTTCACGTGCGCCACACGCACCGACGGGAGCCTCTACTGCTGGGGCGACAACCAGAGCGGCTCGGTCGGCGACGGGACGAACGACGCCCGCTCGGCGCCCACACGCGTCGGCACACGCACCGACTGGGCCGACGTGCGGGCCGGGTATTTCCACGCCTGCGCGATCACCACGGGTGGCGCGCTCTACTGCTGGGGACAGGGCAATACGGGCGAGCTCGGTGACGGCACGTCCACGTCGAAGAACGTGCCCACACGCGTCGGCACCGCGACCGACTGGGCGACGGTCACGGCCTCGCAGCGCTCGACGTGCGCCACGACCACGGGCGGCGCGCTCTTCTGCTGGGGCGACAACGGCACGGGGCAGCTCGGGCAAGACGCGCCGGCGACGCTCACCGTGCCCACGCGCGTCGGCACCGCGACCGACTGGGACCACGCGACCGCCGCCGCCGATCACACCTGCGCCCGCAAGCGCACCGGCACGATCTTCTGCTGGGGCGACAACGCGTGGAGCCAGCTCGGCACGGGCCTCCCGCTCTACCGCACCACGCCGACCGAAGTCCGCTGA
- the ugpC gene encoding sn-glycerol-3-phosphate ABC transporter ATP-binding protein UgpC, protein METPLPLPADKPVRCEARGIKKAFAGNAILKGVDVSIPEGGFAVLVGPSGCGKSTLLRLVAGLEEADEGSLFIKGKDVTKLPPRDRDIAMVFQSYALYPHLTVRDNLAFGLKLRNTPEAEVESRIREASAMLGLDKLLDRLPKALSGGQRQRVAMGRAIVRRANLYLFDEPLSNLDTALRAEVRVDIRKLHDKLGATSLYVTHDQVEAMTLADTLWVLNGGLVEQSGPPLEVYESPKSVFVAKFLGSPPMNLFEGKIEERGGEIWATGQGIAVRDGRARKVAPAAGRAVRIGVRPHDLVVAGDTKEASGELHVELVEALGFEAYAYGWLTSSGPRVIARLEPEHARKARVGDVIPVRALPEHVHLFDHKTELAL, encoded by the coding sequence ATGGAGACCCCGCTGCCTTTGCCCGCCGACAAACCCGTCCGCTGCGAGGCGCGTGGCATCAAGAAGGCGTTCGCGGGCAACGCCATCTTGAAAGGGGTCGACGTGTCGATCCCCGAAGGTGGCTTCGCCGTGCTCGTCGGGCCCTCGGGGTGCGGCAAGTCCACGTTGCTCCGCCTCGTCGCGGGCCTCGAGGAGGCCGACGAGGGCAGCCTCTTCATCAAGGGCAAGGACGTGACGAAGCTCCCCCCGCGCGATCGCGACATCGCGATGGTGTTCCAGAGCTACGCGCTCTACCCGCACCTCACCGTGCGCGACAACCTCGCCTTCGGCCTCAAGCTAAGGAACACCCCCGAGGCCGAGGTCGAGTCGCGCATCCGCGAGGCGTCGGCCATGCTCGGCCTCGACAAGCTCCTCGATCGCCTCCCGAAAGCGCTCTCGGGTGGGCAGCGCCAGCGCGTCGCCATGGGCCGCGCGATCGTGCGCCGCGCGAACCTCTACCTCTTCGACGAGCCGCTCTCGAACCTCGACACCGCGCTGCGCGCCGAGGTGCGCGTCGACATCCGCAAGCTCCACGACAAGCTCGGCGCCACGTCGTTGTATGTTACACACGATCAGGTCGAGGCCATGACCTTGGCCGACACGCTCTGGGTCTTGAACGGCGGGCTCGTCGAGCAAAGCGGCCCCCCCCTCGAGGTGTACGAGAGCCCGAAGAGCGTCTTCGTGGCGAAGTTCCTCGGCTCGCCGCCCATGAACCTCTTCGAGGGCAAGATCGAGGAGCGCGGCGGAGAGATCTGGGCCACGGGCCAGGGCATCGCCGTGCGTGACGGCCGCGCGCGCAAGGTGGCCCCCGCGGCCGGGCGCGCCGTGAGGATCGGCGTGCGGCCCCACGATCTCGTGGTCGCAGGCGACACGAAGGAGGCCTCCGGAGAGCTCCACGTCGAGCTCGTCGAGGCCCTCGGGTTCGAGGCCTACGCGTACGGGTGGCTCACCTCGTCGGGCCCGCGGGTCATCGCGCGGCTCGAGCCCGAGCACGCCCGCAAGGCCCGCGTGGGCGACGTCATTCCGGTGCGCGCCCTGCCCGAGCACGTGCACCTCTTCGACCACAAAACCGAGCTCGCCCTGTGA
- a CDS encoding extracellular solute-binding protein: MAALVRVAFVFLALALAFVLPGCGGADKPRLVLWHAYRGEEETALKTVLSAFEKERGVSVEVLALPFDAYATKLESAIPHAHGPDVFVDAHERLGSYKKNDLVAPAGAALPPEDRALFDDAALAAATLDGTTYGVPLAQKSLALFVNDALVPNEPTSLEALAKRDGLPDGSFPLAYEAESAYFHAPLLHAFGGRMVDPDGTFAAASPEGEASIAFLLELKKQKALPDEPNGALVTELFASGKTKAVISGPWFLADAKKSKSYKVFPLPKLRDQGDARLRAFLTVDVALLSPDGAKNPNAVALARYLGSLPSARTRALVGKQVVATKAVWNDPEVAKDRDLSAFHAAAETGIPMPTTPAMRAAWVPLEQAIKKAVRGDATPKVALDEARARFLDAMKPPPPSPSPTPLFVAVSLVLVGLAMVAVKNAREPGFSSRFRASVPAYKYVTHAAVVVFVLVVLPLVAGTLTSFFAGTRNEPQYVGLSNYVQILTARGGPLLGHGSFWLTLLVTVLWTLVNVTFHVGIGLVLGVILSRPLLKLKAVYRVLLILPWAVPSYVTALAWKGMFHRQYGAVNALLGLFGAEPISWFSKFSTAFAANVATNVWLGFPFMMVVTVGALTAVPKDVLEAAEVDGATRWQRFRLVVMPLVAPALLPSVVLGSVWTFNMFNVVFLVSGGEPDGQTDILVSEAYRWAFTRNAQYGYAAAYAVLIFGLLLLMSRTMQRLTAPKEDKGRA; this comes from the coding sequence ATCGCCGCGCTCGTGCGCGTGGCCTTCGTGTTCCTCGCGCTCGCGCTCGCGTTCGTTTTGCCGGGGTGCGGAGGCGCCGACAAGCCACGCCTCGTCCTCTGGCACGCGTACCGCGGCGAAGAAGAGACGGCGCTCAAGACCGTGCTCTCGGCGTTCGAGAAGGAGCGCGGCGTCTCGGTCGAGGTGCTCGCCCTGCCCTTCGACGCGTACGCGACCAAGCTCGAGTCGGCCATCCCGCACGCGCACGGGCCCGACGTGTTCGTCGACGCCCACGAGCGCCTCGGGTCCTACAAAAAGAACGATCTCGTCGCGCCCGCGGGGGCTGCCCTCCCTCCCGAGGATCGTGCCCTCTTCGACGACGCCGCGCTCGCTGCGGCCACGCTCGACGGCACCACGTACGGCGTGCCGCTCGCGCAGAAGTCGCTCGCGCTCTTCGTGAACGACGCGCTCGTGCCGAACGAGCCCACGTCGCTCGAGGCCCTCGCCAAACGTGACGGCCTCCCTGACGGCAGCTTCCCCCTCGCGTACGAGGCCGAGAGCGCCTACTTCCACGCACCGCTCCTCCACGCGTTCGGCGGCCGCATGGTCGACCCCGACGGCACCTTCGCCGCCGCGAGCCCCGAGGGAGAGGCGTCGATCGCGTTCCTCCTCGAGCTCAAGAAGCAGAAGGCCCTGCCCGACGAGCCCAACGGCGCGCTCGTCACCGAGCTCTTCGCGAGCGGCAAGACCAAGGCCGTCATCAGCGGCCCGTGGTTCTTGGCGGACGCCAAAAAGAGCAAGAGTTACAAGGTCTTCCCGCTGCCCAAGCTGCGCGACCAAGGCGACGCACGGCTCCGCGCGTTCCTCACGGTCGACGTGGCGCTGCTCTCGCCCGACGGCGCCAAGAACCCCAACGCCGTCGCCCTCGCGCGGTACCTCGGGAGCCTCCCCTCGGCACGGACGCGCGCCCTCGTGGGCAAGCAGGTCGTCGCCACGAAGGCCGTGTGGAACGATCCGGAGGTCGCGAAAGACAGGGATCTCTCGGCCTTCCACGCCGCCGCCGAGACGGGCATCCCCATGCCGACCACGCCCGCGATGCGCGCCGCGTGGGTGCCGCTCGAGCAGGCCATCAAGAAGGCCGTGCGCGGCGACGCGACGCCCAAGGTCGCCCTCGACGAGGCGCGCGCCCGCTTCCTCGACGCGATGAAGCCCCCACCGCCGAGCCCGTCGCCCACGCCCCTCTTCGTGGCCGTGTCGCTCGTGCTCGTGGGGCTCGCCATGGTGGCCGTCAAGAACGCGCGGGAGCCCGGTTTTTCCAGCCGATTCCGCGCTTCGGTGCCCGCGTACAAATACGTCACGCACGCGGCCGTCGTGGTCTTCGTGCTCGTCGTGTTGCCGCTCGTGGCCGGCACGCTCACGTCGTTCTTCGCGGGCACACGCAACGAGCCGCAGTACGTGGGCCTCTCGAACTACGTGCAGATCCTCACCGCGCGCGGCGGCCCGCTCCTCGGGCACGGGTCGTTCTGGCTCACGCTGCTCGTGACGGTGCTCTGGACGCTCGTCAACGTGACGTTCCACGTGGGCATCGGGCTCGTGCTCGGGGTCATCTTGTCGCGGCCGCTGCTCAAGCTGAAGGCCGTCTACCGCGTGCTGCTCATCTTGCCGTGGGCCGTGCCCTCGTACGTGACGGCGCTCGCGTGGAAGGGCATGTTTCATAGGCAATACGGGGCCGTGAACGCGCTCTTGGGGCTCTTCGGGGCCGAGCCGATCTCGTGGTTCTCGAAGTTCTCCACGGCGTTCGCCGCGAACGTGGCCACGAACGTGTGGCTCGGGTTCCCGTTCATGATGGTCGTCACGGTGGGCGCGCTCACGGCCGTCCCGAAGGACGTGCTCGAGGCCGCCGAGGTCGACGGCGCGACCCGCTGGCAGCGCTTCCGCCTCGTGGTGATGCCGCTCGTCGCGCCCGCGCTCTTGCCCTCGGTCGTGCTCGGCAGCGTGTGGACCTTCAACATGTTCAACGTCGTGTTCCTCGTCTCGGGCGGCGAGCCCGACGGGCAGACCGACATCCTCGTCTCCGAGGCGTACCGCTGGGCCTTCACGCGGAACGCGCAGTACGGCTACGCCGCGGCCTACGCCGTGCTCATCTTCGGGCTCCTCTTGCTCATGTCGCGCACGATGCAGCGGCTCACCGCGCCGAAAGAAGACAAGGGGCGCGCCTGA
- a CDS encoding ABC transporter permease subunit, with translation MDKKPSLLESILVHTVLLTAVGFAIYPILWVVTLAFSAGGLSSTTGALPFPRDPSLENFRIVTGGGSGLFFAQLGNSLVVSLATAIVAVAIATPAAYALARFEFVGKKAGMGTLLATQMFPTVASAVPLYLLLEALHLLDSRAGLVLVYATTSVPFAIFQLRGSFETIPVELEEAAMVDGATRTQAFLMVVLPAARPAIAVTALFAFMSAWNEFILAATLLSRETAFTLPVVLQRFVGEHDAAWGPFAAGAMLVSIPVMALFYLAQRQLVGGLTAGGVKG, from the coding sequence ATGGACAAAAAGCCTTCGCTCCTCGAGTCGATCCTCGTGCACACGGTGCTGCTCACCGCGGTGGGCTTCGCGATCTATCCCATCTTGTGGGTGGTCACGCTGGCGTTCTCGGCAGGGGGTCTCTCGTCGACCACGGGCGCGCTCCCCTTCCCGCGTGATCCGTCGCTCGAGAACTTCCGCATCGTGACCGGCGGCGGGTCGGGGCTCTTCTTCGCGCAGCTCGGAAATAGCCTCGTCGTGTCGCTCGCGACCGCGATCGTCGCCGTGGCCATCGCGACGCCGGCGGCCTACGCGCTCGCGCGGTTCGAGTTCGTCGGCAAGAAGGCCGGCATGGGCACCTTGCTCGCGACGCAGATGTTCCCCACCGTCGCGAGCGCCGTGCCGCTCTACCTCCTGCTCGAGGCGCTGCACCTCCTCGACTCGCGCGCGGGCCTCGTGCTCGTGTACGCGACCACCTCGGTGCCGTTCGCGATTTTCCAGCTCCGCGGCTCGTTCGAAACGATCCCCGTCGAGCTCGAAGAGGCCGCCATGGTCGACGGGGCGACTCGCACGCAGGCGTTCCTCATGGTGGTGCTCCCGGCGGCGCGGCCGGCCATCGCGGTCACGGCGCTCTTCGCGTTCATGAGCGCGTGGAACGAGTTCATCTTGGCGGCGACGCTGCTCTCGCGCGAGACGGCCTTCACGCTGCCCGTGGTGCTCCAGCGGTTCGTGGGCGAGCACGACGCCGCCTGGGGCCCGTTCGCGGCCGGCGCGATGCTCGTCAGCATCCCCGTGATGGCGCTCTTCTACCTCGCCCAGCGGCAGCTCGTCGGGGGGCTCACCGCCGGCGGCGTGAAGGGCTAA